The following proteins come from a genomic window of Nitrospira sp.:
- a CDS encoding Glycosyltransferase codes for MEHGIQPTRITALRCLLRDTWLVDQYRNVKRRMMRRSEGELFLLRRYSRIHGKPLNLTNPQAFTEKLFWRMIMWNRGDIPPRFTQLADKYAVRAHVARTVGEKHLVKLLWHGDDPRAIPFDRLPTEYVIKPSHAAGQVIIVKGQADQDEIIRTASGWLASNYYWHGRESQYYGIPPRIVIEEYLTNEDGSPPLDYKFYCFNGVPDQIIVRNHTHNIHPIFDTTWTLLDLVVSNCTERPWVPKPANLEEMLALAAKLSAGFGFVRIDLYNVNGRVYFGEFTFTPAAGIIKYVPESWDLEHGKKWDLSLDVKVRTLI; via the coding sequence ATGGAACACGGTATACAACCAACAAGGATCACAGCCCTTCGATGCCTGCTACGGGATACGTGGCTCGTCGATCAATACCGTAACGTCAAGCGCCGGATGATGCGTCGGTCGGAAGGCGAGCTTTTCCTATTGCGAAGATATTCTCGCATTCATGGCAAACCGCTCAATCTGACGAATCCCCAGGCTTTTACAGAGAAGCTGTTCTGGCGCATGATTATGTGGAATCGAGGCGACATACCTCCTCGATTTACGCAGCTGGCGGACAAGTATGCAGTGCGAGCCCATGTGGCGCGCACGGTAGGGGAAAAGCATTTAGTCAAGCTTTTATGGCATGGAGATGACCCGCGTGCGATCCCTTTCGACCGGCTGCCGACCGAGTACGTGATCAAGCCGAGCCATGCCGCTGGACAAGTGATCATTGTCAAAGGACAGGCGGATCAGGACGAGATCATCCGGACTGCCTCAGGCTGGTTGGCCAGCAATTATTATTGGCACGGACGGGAGTCTCAATATTATGGGATTCCACCTCGGATTGTTATTGAGGAGTACTTGACCAATGAAGATGGGAGTCCTCCACTCGATTATAAGTTCTACTGTTTTAACGGCGTGCCCGATCAGATTATCGTACGCAATCATACGCACAATATTCATCCGATCTTCGACACGACATGGACTCTACTCGACCTTGTCGTTTCAAACTGCACCGAACGACCGTGGGTCCCCAAGCCAGCCAATCTTGAAGAAATGCTTGCTCTCGCCGCGAAACTATCAGCTGGATTTGGGTTCGTCCGCATCGATTTATACAATGTCAATGGGCGAGTCTATTTTGGGGAGTTCACCTTTACTCCCGCAGCAGGAATCATAAAATACGTTCCTGAAAGTTGGGATTTGGAGCATGGTAAAAAATGGGATCTGTCGTTGGATGTGAAAGTCAGAACTCTGATCTGA
- a CDS encoding Aminomethyltransferase — protein MSIFRPNRSGGLVLFLPLAEKQDNMIIPHMIRIPPQSGRSFKIKQGQILRVIDPLGEQVSDLFAFDEHDHDCRLSSGRSLDYAGRIYLTTGDILYANNSKPMFTIAEDTVGLHDFLLTPCSQEMFEILYKHKGHHPSCFENLLLCLKEHGISGADISTTFNIFMNVKIDPQGKLTVGVPISKAGDHIDLRAEMDMVCGLTACSAEGSNNGQFKPIDFLILD, from the coding sequence ATGTCAATATTCAGGCCGAACCGCTCCGGCGGGTTGGTCTTGTTTCTTCCGCTTGCAGAAAAACAGGACAATATGATCATCCCTCACATGATCCGCATACCACCGCAGAGTGGTCGCTCATTTAAGATCAAGCAAGGCCAAATATTGCGGGTTATCGACCCTCTTGGTGAGCAGGTATCTGACCTCTTTGCTTTCGATGAGCATGACCATGATTGCCGGCTTTCTTCAGGTCGTTCGTTGGACTATGCGGGCCGAATCTACTTGACAACGGGCGATATTCTGTATGCGAACAACAGCAAGCCCATGTTCACTATTGCTGAGGACACCGTCGGTCTACACGATTTCCTGCTGACGCCCTGCAGTCAGGAGATGTTTGAAATTCTATACAAACACAAAGGTCATCATCCGAGCTGTTTTGAGAATCTCCTTCTCTGCCTGAAGGAACACGGCATCTCAGGAGCCGATATCTCCACCACCTTCAATATATTCATGAACGTTAAAATTGATCCCCAGGGGAAATTGACCGTCGGCGTGCCGATATCAAAGGCCGGTGACCATATCGATCTACGAGCGGAAATGGATATGGTATGTGGACTAACAGCCTGCTCTGCTGAAGGGTCAAACAACGGTCAATTCAAACCGATCGACTTTTTGATTCTGGATTGA
- a CDS encoding Particulate methane monooxygenase C-subunit: protein MAASSDKGYDISQWYDSKPVKIGWLAMLGMGVFWVLYQRAFGYSHGLDSMTPEFDSVWMGLWRFNIVANALFFAVTIGWIWTTRDRNLAALDPKLELKRYFYWMGWLVCYIWGVYYAGSYTLEQDAAWHQVIIRDTSFTASHIVAFYGTFPLYITCGVASYLYAQTRLPLYNQATSFALVAAVVGPMFILPNVGLNEWGHAFWFVDELFSAPLHWGFVTLGWCGLFGAAGGVAAQIVSRMSNLADVIWNNAPKSILDPFPSQVNPNAKAGY from the coding sequence ATGGCGGCATCAAGCGATAAAGGGTATGACATTTCGCAGTGGTACGACTCGAAGCCGGTGAAGATCGGGTGGTTGGCGATGCTGGGGATGGGGGTGTTTTGGGTGTTGTACCAACGGGCGTTCGGGTACTCGCACGGGTTAGACTCCATGACCCCGGAGTTTGATTCGGTGTGGATGGGGCTGTGGCGGTTTAACATTGTGGCCAATGCCCTCTTCTTTGCGGTCACGATCGGCTGGATCTGGACAACACGAGATCGCAACTTGGCCGCCCTCGATCCCAAACTCGAACTGAAGCGGTACTTTTACTGGATGGGGTGGTTGGTGTGCTACATCTGGGGCGTGTACTACGCGGGGAGCTACACGTTGGAGCAGGATGCGGCGTGGCACCAAGTGATCATCCGGGACACGAGCTTCACGGCGAGCCATATTGTGGCATTCTACGGGACGTTCCCATTGTACATCACGTGCGGGGTGGCGAGCTATCTGTATGCGCAGACGCGGTTGCCGCTGTACAACCAGGCGACGTCGTTTGCGCTCGTGGCGGCGGTGGTGGGGCCGATGTTCATTCTGCCGAACGTGGGGTTGAACGAGTGGGGGCATGCGTTCTGGTTTGTGGATGAGCTGTTTTCGGCGCCGTTGCACTGGGGCTTCGTGACGCTGGGGTGGTGCGGGTTGTTCGGGGCGGCGGGCGGGGTGGCGGCGCAGATCGTGAGCCGGATGTCGAATCTGGCGGACGTGATCTGGAACAACGCGCCGAAGAGCATCCTGGATCCGTTCCCCAGCCAGGTGAACCCCAACGCCAAGGCAGGGTACTAA
- a CDS encoding Cell division-associated, ATP-dependent zinc metalloprotease FtsH translates to MKIKAQNLLFWMVLGLSMVFLLNLWNMPTRASEEQVIFSDFMAKLDQGDIEKVIIKGHRISGVLKDNSHLRTYAADYPDLVQLLREKHVQIEVKPSDQNSWYIQFLVTWGPIVLFLALLVFFMRRMQVGNQAFSVVKSKARMQTDDRKKVTFSDVAGIDEAKEEVQETVEFLKDPRKFQKLGGRIPKGVLVVGPPGTGKTLLAKAIAGEAGVPFFSISGSDFVEMFVGVGASRVRDLFEQGKKHAPCIIFIDEIDAVGRSRGAGLGGGNDEREQTLNQLLVEMDGFDTAEGIILVAATNRPDVLDPALLRPGRFDRQVVVNHPDLRGRSEVLKVHTKNMPIAADVELEKIARGTPGFSGADLANLVNEAALWAARRNKSEVGSVDFETAKDKIVMGAERRSMMLTEEEKRVTAYHEAGHALMAKLLSGTDPVHKVSIIPRGRALGVTMQLPTDDRHNYSREFLDNRLAILLGGRVAEELVFKHVTTGAGNDLERATDLARKMVCEWGMSDTLGPLTFGQKEESMFLGRALGGKRDVSDAMAWEIDREIKRFVTDNYEKTKRILTEHMVTLKTLAEALFEKEVLDAMEIDQIILRSSSMISI, encoded by the coding sequence TTGAAAATCAAGGCACAAAACCTGCTGTTTTGGATGGTGTTAGGCCTGTCCATGGTATTTCTCCTCAATCTATGGAATATGCCTACACGCGCATCAGAGGAACAGGTCATTTTTAGTGATTTCATGGCGAAGCTCGATCAAGGCGACATCGAGAAGGTCATCATCAAGGGACATCGTATCAGCGGTGTGCTGAAGGATAACTCTCATCTTCGAACCTACGCAGCGGATTATCCTGATCTTGTCCAGCTGCTGCGAGAGAAGCATGTGCAGATCGAAGTCAAACCATCCGATCAAAACTCCTGGTATATACAATTTCTCGTGACCTGGGGGCCGATCGTTCTCTTTCTCGCCCTGTTGGTATTCTTCATGCGCCGCATGCAGGTCGGAAACCAAGCCTTCTCCGTTGTGAAAAGCAAGGCCCGTATGCAGACAGATGACCGGAAAAAAGTGACGTTTTCCGATGTAGCGGGAATTGATGAAGCGAAAGAGGAAGTACAGGAAACGGTTGAGTTTCTGAAGGATCCGCGAAAGTTCCAGAAACTCGGCGGACGCATTCCGAAAGGGGTGCTGGTTGTGGGCCCCCCTGGCACCGGGAAGACCTTATTGGCCAAGGCCATTGCCGGTGAGGCGGGTGTGCCCTTCTTCAGCATCAGCGGGTCGGATTTTGTTGAAATGTTCGTGGGGGTCGGTGCCTCTCGAGTTCGGGATTTGTTCGAACAAGGGAAAAAGCATGCGCCCTGTATCATTTTCATTGATGAGATCGACGCCGTCGGACGGTCGAGGGGAGCGGGGCTTGGCGGCGGGAATGATGAACGGGAGCAAACGCTCAACCAATTGTTGGTCGAAATGGACGGGTTTGATACGGCGGAGGGCATTATTCTAGTCGCAGCGACCAATCGACCGGATGTGCTGGATCCGGCCCTGCTCAGACCAGGCCGATTCGACCGGCAAGTGGTCGTGAATCATCCGGACCTTCGAGGTCGGTCGGAGGTCCTCAAGGTCCACACGAAGAACATGCCGATTGCAGCCGACGTAGAACTGGAGAAAATTGCCCGAGGGACTCCCGGTTTCTCAGGGGCCGACTTGGCAAACTTGGTCAATGAAGCCGCGCTCTGGGCTGCCCGTCGGAACAAAAGCGAAGTCGGATCCGTAGATTTCGAAACGGCAAAGGACAAGATCGTGATGGGAGCCGAGCGCAGGAGCATGATGCTCACGGAGGAGGAAAAGCGGGTGACTGCCTATCACGAGGCGGGGCATGCCTTGATGGCAAAACTTCTGTCGGGCACCGATCCGGTCCATAAAGTATCGATTATTCCGAGAGGCCGGGCATTAGGTGTGACCATGCAGTTGCCGACTGACGACCGCCACAATTATTCCAGAGAATTTTTGGACAACAGGTTGGCGATTCTTCTGGGTGGAAGGGTTGCGGAAGAACTGGTGTTCAAGCACGTCACGACCGGGGCAGGCAACGATTTGGAACGCGCCACGGACCTCGCGCGCAAAATGGTCTGCGAATGGGGCATGAGTGACACGCTGGGGCCGCTGACGTTCGGGCAGAAAGAAGAATCGATGTTTCTGGGACGCGCCTTAGGAGGCAAGCGGGATGTCAGTGATGCAATGGCGTGGGAGATCGACCGAGAAATCAAGCGCTTCGTCACAGATAACTATGAGAAGACCAAACGAATCCTCACCGAGCATATGGTGACCTTGAAAACGTTGGCGGAAGCACTGTTTGAAAAAGAGGTACTGGATGCGATGGAAATCGACCAAATTATTCTACGGTCTTCTTCGATGATTTCTATCTAG
- a CDS encoding Particulate methane monooxygenase A-subunit: MFRTDEIIKASKLPPEGVAMSRHIDYIYFIPILFVTIVGTFHMHFDLLAGDWDFWLDWKDRQWWPIVTPITAITFCAALQYYNWVNYRQPFGATITILALLAGKWVTIVAAWWWWSNYPYNFVMPATLLPSAIVLDIVLLLTRNWTLTAVIGAWMFAALFYPTNWAIFAYSHTPLVVDGTLLSWADYMGFLYVRTGTPEYIRMIEVGSLRTFGGHSTMISSFFAAFASSLMYILWWQFGKFFCTAYFYLTDDRQRTTKVHDVFAYATLAHADKAKIGGKA, translated from the coding sequence ATGTTTAGAACCGATGAGATTATCAAGGCCTCGAAGCTGCCGCCGGAAGGCGTCGCGATGTCCCGGCACATCGATTACATTTATTTCATTCCGATTTTGTTCGTCACCATCGTGGGCACGTTCCACATGCACTTCGATCTGCTGGCGGGCGACTGGGACTTCTGGTTGGACTGGAAGGATCGGCAGTGGTGGCCGATCGTCACGCCGATTACGGCCATTACCTTCTGTGCCGCGCTCCAGTACTACAATTGGGTGAACTATCGGCAACCCTTTGGCGCCACGATCACGATTTTGGCCCTGCTCGCCGGGAAATGGGTCACGATCGTCGCCGCGTGGTGGTGGTGGTCGAACTATCCCTATAACTTCGTCATGCCGGCCACGTTGCTGCCCAGCGCCATCGTCCTGGACATCGTCTTGTTGTTGACCCGGAACTGGACGCTGACGGCGGTGATCGGCGCCTGGATGTTTGCCGCGCTGTTCTATCCGACGAACTGGGCCATCTTCGCGTATAGCCATACGCCGCTCGTCGTCGATGGGACCTTGCTCTCCTGGGCGGACTACATGGGCTTCTTGTATGTGCGGACCGGGACGCCGGAGTACATTCGGATGATCGAAGTGGGCTCGCTGCGCACCTTCGGCGGGCACAGCACGATGATTTCGTCGTTCTTCGCCGCGTTTGCGTCGTCGTTGATGTACATCCTGTGGTGGCAGTTCGGCAAGTTCTTCTGCACCGCCTACTTCTACCTCACGGATGACCGGCAGCGCACGACCAAAGTTCACGATGTGTTCGCCTATGCCACACTGGCACATGCCGATAAGGCCAAAATCGGGGGGAAAGCATGA
- a CDS encoding Particulate methane monooxygenase C-subunit — MASSQATVEKGYDISQWYDSKPVKIGWLAMLGIGVFWVLYQRAFGYSHGLDSMTPEFDSVWMGLWRFNILANAVFFAVTIGWIWVTRDRNLANLDHKLELKRYFYWMGWLVCYIWGVYYAGSYTLEQDAAWHQVIIRDTSFTASHIVAFYGTFPLYITCGVASYLYAQTRLPLYSQATSFALVAAIVGPMFILPNVGLNEWGHAFWFVDELFSAPLHWGFVTLGWCGLFGAAGGVAAQIVSRMSNLADVIWNNAPKSILDPFPSQVNPNAKAGY, encoded by the coding sequence ATGGCATCATCACAGGCGACTGTTGAGAAGGGGTATGACATCTCGCAGTGGTACGATTCGAAGCCGGTGAAGATCGGCTGGTTGGCGATGTTAGGGATCGGGGTGTTTTGGGTCCTGTATCAGCGGGCGTTCGGGTACTCGCACGGGTTGGATTCGATGACCCCGGAATTCGACTCGGTGTGGATGGGGCTGTGGCGGTTTAACATCCTGGCCAATGCGGTGTTCTTTGCGGTGACCATCGGGTGGATCTGGGTGACGCGGGATCGGAACCTGGCGAACCTGGACCACAAGCTGGAGCTGAAGCGGTACTTTTACTGGATGGGGTGGTTGGTGTGCTACATCTGGGGCGTGTACTACGCGGGCAGCTACACCTTGGAGCAGGATGCGGCGTGGCACCAAGTGATCATCCGGGACACGAGCTTCACGGCGAGCCACATTGTGGCGTTCTACGGGACGTTCCCGTTGTACATCACGTGCGGGGTGGCGAGCTATCTGTATGCGCAGACGCGGTTGCCGCTGTATAGCCAAGCGACCTCGTTCGCTTTAGTCGCGGCTATTGTTGGGCCGATGTTTATTCTGCCGAACGTGGGGTTGAACGAGTGGGGCCATGCGTTTTGGTTTGTGGATGAGCTGTTCAGTGCGCCATTGCACTGGGGCTTTGTGACGCTCGGGTGGTGCGGGTTGTTCGGGGCGGCCGGGGGCGTGGCGGCGCAGATCGTGAGCCGGATGTCGAATCTGGCGGACGTGATCTGGAACAATGCGCCCAAGAGCATCCTGGATCCGTTCCCCAGCCAGGTGAACCCCAACGCCAAGGCAGGGTACTGA
- a CDS encoding Two-component transcriptional response regulator, NarL/FixJ family — protein sequence MSKPRVLLADDHTLVLEGFKKLLEEHTQVVGSVEDGRSLLDAAKRLRPDIVVLDISMPKLNGLDAARRLRKILPETRLIFVTVHADQDYVNQAFKAGASAYLLKRSAGSELSQAIKAVRNGNYYVTSLIAKDLVHSAISETEPGTGGQGRLPMRQREILQLVAEGLTLKEIASTLGLSPKTVEYHKAKLMEQLGLHTTAELTKYALAHGLTSSSE from the coding sequence ATGAGCAAGCCGCGCGTCCTCTTAGCGGATGACCATACATTGGTGCTGGAAGGATTTAAAAAGCTGCTGGAAGAACATACCCAGGTAGTAGGTTCCGTCGAAGACGGTCGGTCGTTGCTGGACGCTGCGAAACGATTGCGACCCGACATCGTGGTGTTGGATATCTCGATGCCGAAACTCAACGGCCTTGACGCAGCGCGCCGTTTACGGAAGATTCTTCCCGAGACTCGATTGATTTTTGTCACGGTCCATGCCGATCAGGACTATGTCAATCAAGCATTCAAGGCCGGCGCCTCAGCCTACCTTTTAAAGCGGTCGGCCGGGTCTGAGCTCTCTCAGGCAATTAAGGCCGTGAGGAATGGCAATTATTACGTCACTTCTTTGATCGCAAAGGATCTTGTTCACTCCGCAATTTCTGAAACGGAACCCGGTACCGGCGGCCAGGGGCGCCTGCCGATGCGCCAGCGGGAGATCTTACAGCTGGTGGCCGAGGGACTGACTCTCAAAGAAATCGCTTCAACGCTTGGTTTATCTCCCAAGACGGTCGAATATCATAAGGCGAAGTTGATGGAGCAACTGGGCCTCCATACGACGGCTGAACTGACCAAATACGCCCTCGCCCACGGCCTCACTTCTTCATCCGAATAA
- a CDS encoding Two-component system sensor histidine kinase, protein MPVWRVRTGVFAGSIAILMVGLLILHLPTEVAKSFLSLFPQQISTPFEMESLISGTREDVTALSPQAYDELSWKPLVIRVVSMALIGLPIWYLLQRREREEELQRLDEGWAARLHARSEELLAVNNALVSEVSKRIDTEQSLEANRRDLRLLASQLLRLQEEERRRISRDLHDDINQRLALLSIDIEMLEQQLPDASDRTVRTVRTIQNRVVELSDNVRRLAYQFHPSILDDLGLSIALRRLVDDFQTRTGIEARFIGKDIPKHVAKDVVTSLYRVAQEGLANISRHARAKNVRVELQRVRDGLQLMLSDDGVGFDMNRHDGQRGSLGLLSMRERVSLVAGTLSIQSTPGEGTQICAWVPFRQERA, encoded by the coding sequence ATGCCTGTATGGCGAGTGAGAACAGGAGTTTTTGCCGGCAGTATCGCCATATTGATGGTCGGATTGCTGATTCTGCATCTACCCACAGAAGTGGCGAAATCCTTCCTCTCACTGTTCCCTCAACAAATATCGACACCGTTCGAGATGGAAAGCTTGATATCCGGGACAAGGGAAGATGTCACCGCCCTTTCCCCTCAGGCTTACGACGAACTTTCGTGGAAACCGTTGGTCATTCGTGTCGTCAGCATGGCGTTGATCGGACTGCCCATTTGGTATCTTCTACAACGTCGTGAACGCGAAGAGGAGCTCCAACGGCTCGATGAAGGTTGGGCGGCGCGCTTACATGCACGTAGTGAAGAGCTTCTGGCCGTCAACAATGCGCTCGTCAGTGAAGTGTCGAAACGAATCGATACCGAACAATCGCTGGAAGCCAACCGTCGGGATCTTCGCCTGCTTGCCTCGCAGCTTCTTCGTCTCCAGGAGGAAGAACGACGGCGAATCTCGCGCGACCTGCATGACGATATCAATCAACGCTTGGCGCTCTTGTCGATCGACATCGAAATGTTGGAACAACAGCTTCCCGATGCTTCCGACCGTACGGTCAGAACAGTGCGCACTATTCAGAACCGTGTCGTCGAGCTTTCCGACAATGTTCGCCGCCTGGCCTATCAGTTTCATCCATCCATCCTTGACGACCTTGGTTTATCTATTGCGCTCCGCCGCTTGGTCGATGACTTCCAGACCCGTACCGGCATCGAGGCCCGGTTCATAGGCAAAGACATACCCAAACATGTGGCGAAGGATGTCGTCACCTCCTTGTATCGCGTCGCACAAGAAGGGTTGGCGAATATTTCTCGCCATGCCAGGGCGAAGAATGTTCGCGTTGAGCTTCAGCGGGTGCGGGACGGTCTTCAGCTTATGCTGAGCGATGATGGAGTAGGATTTGACATGAATCGTCACGACGGTCAGCGAGGAAGCCTCGGCTTGTTGAGCATGAGAGAGCGTGTTTCCCTGGTTGCCGGCACCCTGAGTATACAATCCACTCCAGGCGAGGGGACACAGATCTGCGCCTGGGTGCCGTTTAGACAGGAGCGCGCATGA
- a CDS encoding tRNA-(cytosine32)-2-thiocytidine synthetase TtcA gives MIIPLTPTSMPKLDEATEKIQTRLCRLVGQAIADYRLIEDGDKVMVCLSGGKDSYGLLDILLVLQRRAPIRFDLIAVNLDQRQPGFPEHVLPQYLARRGIPFHIESRDTYSIVKRLIPEGQTTCSLCSRLRRGHLYRIATKLGATKIALGHHRDDIIETLFLNLFYTGKLKAIPPKLRSKDGRHVVIRPLAFVKETDLAQYAELRGFPIIPCNLCGSQEDLKRKKVKTFLQQWERASPGCSDSIAAAVANVAPALLMDSRLFDFKSMTATENQAEGDVWLDEEPTTPYQA, from the coding sequence ATGATCATCCCGCTTACTCCAACATCAATGCCGAAATTAGACGAAGCCACGGAGAAGATACAGACGCGCCTTTGCCGGCTGGTCGGTCAGGCCATCGCCGACTACCGGCTCATTGAAGACGGCGATAAGGTGATGGTATGCCTGTCGGGCGGTAAAGACAGTTATGGTCTACTGGATATCCTGCTTGTATTGCAACGACGAGCCCCGATTCGTTTTGATCTGATCGCGGTCAATCTTGATCAGCGGCAACCAGGCTTTCCTGAGCATGTACTCCCTCAGTATCTGGCTCGTCGCGGCATCCCATTCCATATTGAATCCCGTGATACCTATTCCATCGTAAAGCGGCTCATTCCAGAGGGACAGACCACCTGTTCATTGTGCTCACGGTTACGACGAGGGCATCTCTATCGCATTGCGACGAAGCTGGGCGCCACGAAAATCGCCCTCGGTCACCACCGCGATGACATCATTGAAACCTTGTTCTTGAATCTTTTCTATACCGGCAAGCTCAAGGCGATCCCTCCCAAGCTTCGTTCAAAGGACGGTCGACACGTCGTCATCCGACCACTGGCGTTCGTGAAAGAGACAGACCTCGCCCAATACGCGGAGCTGCGAGGATTTCCGATCATTCCCTGCAACCTGTGCGGCTCTCAAGAGGATTTGAAGCGGAAAAAAGTGAAGACGTTTCTGCAGCAGTGGGAGCGGGCGTCGCCTGGTTGCTCCGACAGCATTGCGGCCGCGGTGGCCAATGTCGCGCCGGCACTCTTAATGGACTCCCGATTGTTTGATTTCAAGTCAATGACGGCGACAGAAAATCAGGCTGAGGGGGATGTCTGGTTAGATGAAGAACCGACCACTCCCTATCAAGCGTAA
- a CDS encoding D-alanine-D-alanine ligase and related ATP-grasp enzymes-like: MKRLRILVLMHEDLVPPDEVNDHDLKTVEWRTEYDVVSTLKKLGHEVYPLGVKSDLGVIHSAIETWKPDIAFNLLEEFDGVAVYDQHVVSYLELLHLPYTGCNPRGLMLARDKALTKKVLSFHRMPYPEFIDVPQGRTVKRPKWLTFPLIVKSINEEASLGISQASIVGDDDKLSERVVFIHNSIGSGALIERYIEGREFYIGVIGNGQLQTLPVWELIMDNLPDDVKRIATERVKWSRKYQQKYGITSREAENLSESKTEEIQNLAKGVYRALGLSGYARVDMRMDAEGHLYVLEANPNPQIAEDEDFADSAKKAGYHYEELLQELLNVGLRRRPAKAA, encoded by the coding sequence ATGAAGCGGTTACGAATACTCGTCCTCATGCACGAAGACCTTGTGCCTCCCGATGAAGTGAACGACCACGATTTGAAAACCGTGGAGTGGCGGACGGAGTATGATGTCGTCTCTACGCTGAAGAAACTGGGCCACGAGGTGTACCCGCTGGGGGTCAAGAGTGATCTCGGCGTGATTCACTCGGCCATCGAAACATGGAAACCGGACATCGCCTTTAACCTATTGGAAGAGTTCGACGGCGTAGCCGTCTATGATCAACATGTCGTGTCGTACCTCGAACTCTTGCACCTACCCTACACCGGCTGTAATCCGCGCGGACTGATGTTGGCACGCGACAAAGCGTTAACGAAAAAGGTGTTGTCCTTTCACCGAATGCCCTACCCTGAATTCATCGACGTCCCTCAAGGACGAACGGTGAAGCGGCCAAAATGGCTGACTTTTCCGTTGATCGTCAAATCGATCAACGAAGAAGCCTCGTTGGGCATCTCTCAAGCCTCGATCGTCGGAGACGATGACAAGCTGAGTGAACGCGTGGTGTTTATCCATAATAGTATAGGGAGCGGGGCACTGATCGAGCGGTATATTGAAGGCCGTGAGTTCTATATAGGAGTCATCGGTAACGGACAGTTGCAAACGCTGCCCGTGTGGGAACTCATCATGGACAATCTACCGGACGACGTCAAACGCATCGCAACCGAGCGGGTGAAATGGAGCCGAAAGTACCAGCAAAAGTACGGCATCACCTCACGCGAAGCCGAAAACTTGTCGGAGAGCAAGACCGAAGAAATTCAGAATCTGGCCAAGGGGGTGTATCGCGCACTTGGACTCAGCGGCTATGCCCGGGTCGATATGCGGATGGATGCGGAAGGACATCTCTATGTTCTTGAAGCCAATCCCAACCCTCAAATCGCGGAAGACGAAGACTTCGCCGATTCGGCCAAGAAGGCCGGCTACCATTACGAAGAGTTACTCCAAGAACTCTTGAACGTCGGCCTCCGCCGGCGGCCCGCCAAAGCGGCGTGA